From the Leifsonia sp. AG29 genome, one window contains:
- a CDS encoding universal stress protein codes for MSDGRVVVGFDGTPSAWRALDWATDRVARRGGRLDVVQAVDSRLGTAVFGPRFDVATTADVALEEAQGHVHALAPEIATEFRWVDGSPPHVLLDASKGAALLVVGTDKRHGDRGSRTGSLPLSLAAKADCTVAVVPDRPRPPRNVVVVGVDDSSFARTALSAAVMEASWTGAVVEAVHAWDVPETFHRAIEEGREVDPAFEEAQNKVILDAIADVPAARQADIVPVLVRSNPAEALIERGAGAVAIVVGTRGRGRFAASLLGSVSHDVLLDLPCPVLVTPAEYVFVPDGDVEETW; via the coding sequence GTGAGCGACGGCCGCGTCGTCGTCGGCTTCGACGGCACACCGTCCGCCTGGCGCGCCCTGGACTGGGCGACCGACCGCGTCGCTCGCCGCGGGGGCCGGCTCGACGTCGTGCAGGCGGTCGATTCCCGGCTGGGCACCGCTGTCTTCGGACCGCGGTTCGACGTGGCCACGACGGCGGATGTCGCGCTCGAGGAGGCTCAGGGGCACGTCCACGCTCTCGCACCGGAGATCGCGACCGAGTTCCGCTGGGTGGACGGCTCGCCGCCGCACGTCCTGCTGGACGCGTCGAAGGGAGCCGCGCTGCTCGTGGTCGGCACCGACAAGCGCCACGGCGACAGGGGGTCGCGCACGGGCAGCCTCCCGCTGTCTCTCGCGGCCAAGGCGGACTGCACCGTCGCGGTCGTGCCCGACCGGCCGCGGCCGCCGCGGAACGTGGTCGTGGTGGGGGTCGACGACTCCTCGTTCGCCCGGACCGCCCTCTCGGCCGCCGTGATGGAGGCGAGCTGGACCGGCGCGGTCGTGGAGGCGGTGCACGCGTGGGACGTCCCCGAGACGTTCCACCGTGCGATCGAGGAGGGACGGGAGGTCGATCCGGCCTTCGAGGAGGCGCAGAACAAGGTGATCCTGGACGCGATCGCCGACGTTCCAGCGGCTCGGCAGGCGGACATCGTGCCGGTGCTCGTGCGCTCCAACCCGGCGGAGGCGCTCATCGAGCGGGGCGCGGGAGCCGTGGCCATCGTGGTCGGAACGCGCGGGAGGGGACGCTTCGCCGCCTCCCTGCTGGGTTCGGTGAGCCACGACGTGCTGCTCGACCTCCCGTGTCCCGTGCTGGTCACCCCCGCCGAATACGTGTTCGTGCCCGACGGCGACGTCGAGGAGACCTGGTGA
- a CDS encoding universal stress protein — MSDTLHPSRGASAPIVCGVDGSEESRRAFHEAVRLARALDVPLEAVMAWQRSTSMYDAYFPQPERSPKVVAFGALERIAREEFAGAWPDWVTLRAEPGHAGSVLVERSRDAAMLVVGSRGLSGLASPFLGSVSLYCATQARCPVLVVRPDEPRPTA, encoded by the coding sequence GTGAGCGACACCCTGCACCCCTCCCGGGGAGCATCGGCCCCGATCGTCTGCGGCGTCGACGGCTCGGAGGAGTCGCGTCGGGCCTTCCACGAGGCGGTCCGGCTCGCCCGTGCGCTCGACGTTCCGCTCGAGGCCGTGATGGCGTGGCAGCGGTCGACGTCCATGTACGACGCCTACTTCCCGCAGCCGGAGCGCTCGCCGAAGGTCGTCGCCTTCGGTGCGCTCGAGCGCATCGCCCGCGAGGAGTTCGCGGGCGCCTGGCCCGACTGGGTGACGTTGCGCGCGGAGCCCGGCCATGCCGGGTCCGTGCTCGTCGAGAGGTCGCGGGACGCGGCGATGCTCGTCGTGGGCAGCCGGGGCCTGAGCGGACTGGCCTCGCCGTTCCTCGGCTCGGTGAGCCTCTACTGCGCGACCCAGGCGCGCTGCCCGGTGCTGGTGGTCCGGCCCGACGAGCCGCGCCCGACCGCCTAG